From Rhodopirellula islandica, the proteins below share one genomic window:
- a CDS encoding sulfatase, whose amino-acid sequence MNETRTMRLWVGLLLASCLNACLIPTTTADQPHILFIMADDMGWKDLHCQGNEVLRTPNIDALAESGVRFDNAYAASTVCSPTRAALMTGLAPARLHITQHGADSKSFWPEDRLIQPPATKHELPHETTTMAERLKAAGYTTGFFGKWHLGGDKKYWPTEHGFDVNVGGCGLGGPPTYFDPYRIPALPPRKEGEYLSDRLADETIEFLRREKDQPMFVCLWTYNPHYPFEAPEDLIEHYKGKEGPGLKNPIYGGQIEATDRAVGRVLRELDSLGISDETLVVFTSDNGGWSGATDNRPLRKGKGYLFEGGLRVPLIVRWPGVTEAATVNETPVISMDLTATVLDAAGVGLAGDESLDGETLQPLFSGGKLQRDALYFHYPHFAFHKDNRPGSVIRSGQYKLILRHDDDSVELYDLEADLSETKDLAAVHPEIAQKLTGRLTEWLQETGAGIPTKR is encoded by the coding sequence TTGCACTGCCAGGGCAACGAGGTGTTGCGGACGCCCAATATCGATGCATTGGCAGAATCAGGGGTGCGTTTCGACAACGCGTACGCGGCTTCCACGGTCTGTTCTCCAACACGTGCCGCTCTGATGACCGGGCTTGCTCCCGCGAGACTGCACATCACCCAGCATGGGGCGGATAGCAAGTCTTTTTGGCCCGAAGATCGATTGATTCAACCACCCGCAACCAAACATGAATTGCCTCACGAAACCACGACGATGGCGGAGCGATTGAAAGCAGCCGGATACACGACCGGCTTCTTCGGCAAGTGGCATCTGGGCGGCGACAAAAAGTACTGGCCAACTGAGCACGGTTTTGATGTCAACGTGGGTGGTTGCGGCCTCGGGGGACCTCCGACGTACTTTGATCCCTATCGAATTCCCGCGTTGCCGCCTCGCAAAGAAGGCGAGTACCTGAGCGATCGTTTGGCCGACGAAACGATTGAATTCTTGCGGCGTGAGAAGGACCAGCCGATGTTCGTGTGCTTGTGGACTTACAATCCACATTATCCATTTGAGGCACCGGAGGACTTGATCGAACATTACAAAGGCAAAGAAGGTCCTGGTCTGAAGAATCCCATCTACGGTGGCCAGATTGAAGCCACCGACCGCGCTGTCGGACGCGTGCTGCGTGAGTTGGATTCGCTCGGCATCTCGGACGAGACCTTGGTGGTGTTCACCAGTGACAACGGCGGTTGGTCGGGCGCGACTGACAACCGACCGCTGCGGAAAGGGAAGGGGTATCTGTTCGAGGGTGGTTTGCGAGTGCCACTGATCGTTCGCTGGCCCGGCGTGACGGAAGCGGCGACGGTGAATGAAACTCCTGTGATCAGCATGGATCTGACAGCAACCGTTTTGGATGCTGCAGGGGTCGGGCTTGCGGGCGATGAATCACTTGATGGCGAAACATTGCAACCGTTGTTCAGCGGTGGCAAACTCCAGCGTGATGCATTGTACTTTCACTACCCACACTTCGCGTTTCACAAAGACAATCGTCCTGGTTCGGTGATTCGCAGCGGCCAATACAAGCTCATTCTTCGTCATGACGACGATTCCGTTGAACTGTACGACTTGGAAGCTGACCTGAGCGAGACGAAGGATCTGGCCGCTGTTCACCCGGAGATCGCTCAGAAGTTGACGGGGCGTTTGACCGAATGGCTCCAGGAAACCGGTGCTGGAATCCCAACCAAGCGATAG
- a CDS encoding glycosyltransferase, giving the protein MTIAIAFCWGVFVIVAIQAAFSLIFVVWMSRRARLPEQAFTPKAAVILCLRGADPFLKECLRSLLDQDYPEFQLQVVVDSQEDPSRAVLREFESDERVRVSVLQDPPETCSLKCAAIVQVIRGLDPSFEVIALCDADTVPHRTWLAELAAPLQDPTVAVTTGNRWYQPQDPTGASLVRYLWNIPAAINMIVFRIAWGGSLLIRRQLIDEAGLLKKWSHAFCEDTMLDRVARRQGDRQIFVPNVMVVNQETCTFADLMNWVPRQLLTAKLYHSSWPATVGYGIISSAIPFLAAVVAVVGWMQSDWESMRAALFAFIAFEISNVVLVLMCETSFHRSGSHCGAPTSGLSTASLVKLPFWIVISQIVSPFWFCKCFFTTKVTWRGIVYHVRGDKIQRGPHTSYSEPAPQSRSL; this is encoded by the coding sequence GTGACGATCGCCATCGCTTTTTGTTGGGGTGTCTTCGTCATCGTGGCGATTCAGGCTGCGTTTTCGCTGATCTTTGTCGTGTGGATGTCGCGACGGGCGCGTTTGCCCGAACAGGCTTTCACACCCAAGGCAGCGGTCATCCTGTGTCTTCGCGGGGCGGACCCGTTTTTGAAGGAGTGCCTGCGAAGCTTGCTCGACCAGGATTACCCTGAGTTTCAGTTGCAGGTGGTCGTGGACAGTCAAGAAGATCCTTCACGAGCCGTTCTTCGCGAATTCGAATCCGACGAACGAGTGCGGGTCAGTGTCTTGCAGGATCCACCGGAAACATGCAGCCTGAAGTGCGCCGCGATTGTTCAGGTGATCCGAGGGCTCGATCCATCGTTTGAGGTCATCGCGTTGTGTGACGCGGACACGGTTCCCCACCGGACGTGGTTGGCTGAACTGGCTGCACCGCTGCAAGACCCAACGGTGGCGGTCACAACGGGCAATCGTTGGTACCAACCTCAGGATCCAACGGGTGCATCCTTGGTTCGATACCTTTGGAACATTCCCGCCGCCATCAACATGATCGTCTTTCGGATCGCTTGGGGTGGGAGCCTGCTGATTCGACGGCAGCTGATTGATGAAGCCGGTTTGCTGAAGAAATGGTCGCATGCATTTTGCGAGGACACGATGCTCGATCGAGTTGCGCGTCGTCAGGGGGATCGACAGATCTTCGTGCCCAACGTGATGGTCGTGAATCAGGAAACGTGCACCTTTGCTGACTTGATGAACTGGGTGCCTCGACAGTTGTTGACCGCGAAGCTTTATCATTCGAGTTGGCCAGCGACGGTCGGCTACGGGATCATCTCGTCGGCCATTCCGTTCCTCGCTGCAGTCGTTGCCGTGGTGGGATGGATGCAATCCGACTGGGAATCGATGCGGGCCGCTTTGTTCGCGTTCATCGCCTTCGAGATTTCGAATGTGGTGTTGGTTTTGATGTGTGAAACCAGCTTTCATCGAAGTGGATCCCACTGCGGTGCACCAACAAGTGGTTTGTCCACAGCATCGCTCGTGAAACTGCCGTTTTGGATCGTCATCAGCCAGATCGTCTCGCCGTTCTGGTTTTGCAAGTGCTTCTTCACGACCAAGGTGACTTGGCGCGGAATCGTCTATCACGTGCGTGGCGACAAGATTCAACGCGGGCCGCACACCTCGTATTCCGAGCCGGCACCGCAGTCCCGATCTCTTTGA
- a CDS encoding TolC family protein: MRTSRSFELTHQAIASLLIALVTSSFPGCRTADMRAPQQPGMTPSDWSAISLEKPVGQPATGQSNQPPEIATVSHLESVVQRSPPTADEFNQLTPWHLSLDEAIQLALGNSQVIRDQGGRVLSYPDMVRTTLDPAVLRNDPNLGLDASLSAFDTQFQSSFVWNGDGNSVNSAFSNGQFGVFSQPETLARLGVGRILHSGTQVSIGSIGGYDEDLAGGLYAAYGAEVRHPLMRGSGTEINEIAGPLAKPGVYRGIRIAQIDHQQVSLGVEQAVSELVRDVSIVYWELFFAYQDLEAKRVAMQNTRQAWQLEQQRVEQRVSPPDVEALARQQFYSAEAAVRNAICGTVPGQTGVYNVELKLRTLLALPACDDRLIQPIGPPLQAPIRFDWHESDALAQGSRIELRKQQAIIAKRVLEIKAAKNLQRPQLDFIGQYRRLADDPTNDTELFGSALQGWQVGVDYSRPVANRRENAAVRHAQLQLQRERAIAEEQRRQISAQLRTTFIDLDRAYGTMNSMAKSREASQIRLAAQSQRHAEGEIQVEDVLEAQIRATKAETEFQRSVVDYNLAFIKVHHARGTLLQAMGVGFGQPTYDECRFALNSASVFARPEKLDNNMTGTRIASPSATQRRAMPQTGTFR; encoded by the coding sequence ATGCGTACTTCGCGATCATTCGAATTGACTCACCAAGCGATCGCATCGCTGCTGATCGCGTTGGTGACCAGCAGTTTCCCGGGGTGCCGGACGGCGGACATGCGTGCGCCACAGCAACCGGGGATGACGCCTTCGGATTGGTCCGCGATTTCGCTAGAGAAGCCCGTTGGGCAACCCGCCACTGGGCAGTCCAACCAACCGCCTGAGATCGCGACGGTTTCGCATCTCGAATCAGTCGTGCAGCGATCGCCACCAACCGCCGACGAGTTTAATCAACTGACGCCTTGGCATTTGTCGTTGGACGAAGCGATTCAGTTGGCGCTCGGAAACAGCCAGGTCATTCGCGACCAAGGCGGTCGAGTTTTGTCGTACCCGGACATGGTGCGAACCACGTTGGATCCGGCGGTGCTTCGCAACGATCCGAATCTGGGGCTCGACGCAAGCTTGTCTGCTTTTGACACCCAGTTCCAATCCAGTTTTGTTTGGAACGGCGACGGCAACTCAGTCAATTCCGCGTTCTCAAACGGCCAATTTGGCGTCTTTTCCCAGCCCGAGACGCTGGCGAGATTGGGTGTCGGCCGCATTCTGCATTCGGGAACGCAGGTGTCGATCGGCAGCATCGGTGGCTATGACGAGGATCTGGCCGGTGGGCTGTATGCGGCTTACGGAGCAGAAGTTCGGCACCCGCTGATGCGAGGGTCGGGAACCGAGATCAACGAGATCGCGGGCCCTTTGGCCAAACCCGGTGTGTACCGAGGCATTCGCATCGCCCAGATTGATCACCAGCAGGTCAGCCTCGGAGTCGAACAGGCCGTCTCTGAATTGGTGCGAGATGTGTCGATCGTGTATTGGGAGTTGTTCTTCGCCTATCAAGATCTCGAGGCCAAGCGGGTTGCCATGCAGAACACGCGGCAAGCGTGGCAATTGGAGCAGCAACGCGTCGAACAACGAGTCAGCCCGCCCGATGTCGAAGCGTTGGCGAGGCAGCAGTTCTATTCTGCTGAGGCCGCGGTTCGAAATGCAATCTGTGGCACGGTCCCGGGGCAAACCGGGGTCTACAACGTTGAGCTCAAACTGCGAACGTTGCTGGCGCTTCCAGCTTGCGACGACCGGCTGATCCAACCCATCGGACCTCCGCTGCAGGCACCGATCCGGTTTGATTGGCATGAAAGTGATGCGTTGGCGCAAGGCAGCCGAATCGAGCTTCGAAAACAACAGGCGATCATCGCCAAGCGTGTGCTCGAAATCAAAGCGGCGAAGAATTTGCAACGGCCCCAGTTGGATTTCATCGGGCAGTATCGACGACTGGCTGACGACCCGACCAATGACACCGAACTGTTCGGCAGTGCGTTGCAAGGTTGGCAGGTGGGAGTCGATTACAGTCGGCCGGTGGCGAACCGACGAGAGAACGCGGCGGTTCGGCATGCCCAACTTCAATTGCAGCGAGAGCGAGCGATTGCAGAGGAACAACGCCGACAAATCTCGGCACAGCTTCGCACCACATTCATTGACCTGGATCGCGCCTATGGCACCATGAACTCGATGGCAAAGAGTCGCGAAGCGTCACAGATCCGGTTGGCTGCTCAGTCGCAACGGCATGCCGAAGGCGAAATTCAAGTGGAAGACGTGTTGGAAGCCCAGATCCGTGCCACCAAAGCGGAGACCGAGTTTCAACGCAGTGTGGTCGACTACAACCTCGCATTCATCAAGGTCCACCACGCTCGGGGCACCTTGTTGCAAGCGATGGGAGTGGGTTTTGGTCAGCCAACCTACGACGAATGTCGATTCGCGTTGAACTCAGCGTCTGTGTTCGCCCGGCCTGAGAAACTCGACAACAACATGACTGGCACTCGGATCGCCAGTCCATCCGCGACGCAGCGAAGAGCAATGCCGCAAACGGGAACGTTTCGTTGA
- a CDS encoding efflux RND transporter periplasmic adaptor subunit, protein MSHPARKHSLSSRLLIGTLATGCLLVAAIGWRLFSQRNELPELRTVNVERRDLVITVGTTGTIEPDEVVQVGPDVAGKIVRFGMDSRDPNKPIGVGSRVAEGTVLFQLDTQQYEIALEKANAAYRLATADLVRLEAQFQQSQRNLDRANRLRSTNAQSVYDEIVTANEMATAMLAVGKAKVEEAEAEVHQAKVSLENTNVRSPIDGIVIDRRANLGQYVSVGHPGLFLLAKDLDQMQIRASVSESDIGKVQRGQPVTFTVDAHRDQVMTGHVKEILLNARMHGNFVTYDVIVAIDQTDLNLLPHMTTDVEFEITKREQAWLVPTGALQWWPESEQMERTIASDLIAPSDESNGPNKGDTAYIWVPAQDGKVRAISVLVGIDDGVQTEVIGTGLDNHSPVVVGEVKRTTLARIIPKVKTLR, encoded by the coding sequence TTGAGTCACCCCGCTAGAAAACACTCGCTGTCGTCCCGTCTGTTGATCGGCACGCTTGCCACTGGCTGCCTGCTTGTGGCAGCGATCGGATGGCGTCTGTTCAGTCAACGCAACGAATTGCCGGAACTACGCACCGTCAATGTCGAGCGACGAGACCTGGTCATCACGGTCGGCACCACCGGGACCATCGAACCCGACGAAGTCGTCCAAGTGGGCCCCGATGTGGCCGGGAAGATTGTTCGCTTTGGCATGGACTCGCGCGATCCCAACAAACCCATCGGTGTTGGCTCACGTGTTGCCGAAGGCACCGTGCTCTTCCAACTGGACACGCAGCAATACGAGATTGCTTTGGAAAAGGCCAATGCCGCTTACCGATTGGCCACGGCCGACTTGGTTCGGCTGGAGGCACAGTTTCAACAATCGCAACGAAACCTTGATCGAGCCAACCGCCTTCGATCGACCAACGCGCAAAGCGTCTACGACGAGATCGTGACCGCCAATGAAATGGCGACGGCAATGCTTGCGGTTGGCAAAGCCAAAGTGGAGGAAGCCGAAGCCGAAGTTCATCAAGCCAAGGTGAGCCTGGAGAACACCAACGTCCGATCCCCCATCGACGGCATCGTGATCGACCGACGCGCCAACCTGGGCCAATACGTCAGCGTTGGTCATCCGGGACTCTTTCTATTGGCGAAGGACCTGGACCAAATGCAAATCCGGGCATCCGTGAGCGAAAGCGACATCGGCAAAGTCCAACGAGGCCAACCTGTTACCTTCACCGTTGACGCCCATCGCGACCAAGTGATGACGGGCCACGTGAAAGAGATCTTGCTCAACGCCAGGATGCACGGCAACTTCGTGACCTACGACGTGATCGTGGCGATTGATCAAACCGATTTGAATCTTTTGCCACACATGACCACGGACGTCGAATTTGAAATCACCAAGCGTGAACAAGCTTGGCTGGTGCCCACGGGCGCTCTTCAGTGGTGGCCAGAATCGGAACAGATGGAACGAACCATTGCCTCCGATTTGATCGCTCCGAGTGACGAATCCAACGGCCCCAACAAAGGCGACACCGCCTACATATGGGTCCCCGCGCAAGACGGCAAAGTTCGAGCGATCTCGGTTCTCGTCGGTATCGACGACGGCGTGCAGACCGAAGTGATTGGAACCGGATTGGACAACCATTCACCCGTGGTCGTTGGCGAAGTCAAACGCACCACGCTGGCCAGAATCATTCCGAAAGTGAAAACACTTCGGTAA
- a CDS encoding glycosyltransferase, which translates to MTLLHLATFAFWALIGFAVVNALCTTFTLVALFRHRRERSDDRELPRVAILLCLRGADPQLAGGLQRLMNQQYPDYEIFIVIDSEADPAWGVVKQGVDDTGGKSAACRVHISTLRQRLETCSLKCSSLVQLLDQIDDSFEVVVLADSDLESHPTWLRELVAPLDDPRVGAAFGNRWFLPTVGWMGSLVRQVCNAIGVVTMHLGQIPWGGSLAIRASVVKESGLRETLTRSIVDDGPVRVALREQGLKLQFVPSLLMANREDCDLRFAHNFLTRQLKWTQTYMSSQWPIMLVYTLGVLGIYMVTLVLAIVCTLVGYHEEAFGFVVGSAIYSGTVMTLWFLLDVAARRIIRAQGEPVPGFIGVQLLKLPIAMLLAVVIHVSAMVRATVLRRVIWRGVTYEVLGPKEVSLLNEEAMETSLESANVSL; encoded by the coding sequence ATGACTCTCCTTCACCTAGCGACATTTGCGTTTTGGGCACTCATCGGATTTGCTGTGGTCAATGCACTGTGCACAACGTTCACGCTGGTGGCACTGTTTCGGCACCGCCGTGAGAGGTCCGATGACAGGGAACTGCCACGGGTTGCCATTTTGTTGTGCTTGCGGGGTGCCGATCCTCAATTGGCGGGTGGCCTGCAGCGGTTGATGAATCAGCAGTACCCTGACTACGAAATTTTTATCGTCATTGATTCTGAGGCCGATCCCGCTTGGGGAGTGGTGAAACAGGGCGTTGATGACACGGGAGGCAAGTCCGCCGCGTGCCGGGTTCACATTTCGACGCTTCGCCAGCGACTGGAGACGTGCAGTTTGAAATGCAGTTCGTTGGTCCAGCTTCTGGATCAGATCGATGATTCGTTTGAGGTGGTTGTGCTTGCCGATTCTGATCTGGAAAGCCATCCCACTTGGCTGCGTGAGTTGGTGGCTCCGCTGGATGACCCTCGCGTGGGTGCGGCTTTTGGAAATCGATGGTTTCTTCCAACCGTTGGCTGGATGGGATCGCTCGTGCGTCAGGTTTGCAACGCGATCGGCGTCGTCACGATGCATCTCGGGCAAATTCCGTGGGGCGGATCTTTGGCGATCCGGGCGTCGGTGGTGAAAGAGAGCGGCTTGCGAGAGACACTGACCCGATCCATCGTCGACGATGGACCTGTCCGAGTGGCGTTGAGAGAACAGGGACTCAAGCTTCAATTTGTCCCCTCGTTGTTGATGGCCAATCGAGAAGACTGCGATTTGCGATTTGCTCACAACTTTCTCACTCGCCAATTGAAGTGGACGCAGACTTACATGAGCAGCCAATGGCCGATCATGTTGGTTTACACGTTGGGTGTGCTTGGCATTTATATGGTCACCTTGGTGTTGGCCATTGTTTGTACGCTCGTGGGATACCACGAGGAGGCATTTGGGTTTGTGGTCGGCTCCGCCATCTACAGCGGGACGGTCATGACGCTCTGGTTTTTGTTGGACGTCGCTGCCCGCCGAATCATCCGAGCACAGGGCGAGCCGGTTCCAGGATTCATTGGCGTCCAATTGTTGAAGCTTCCCATTGCGATGCTACTGGCGGTTGTCATTCATGTTTCCGCCATGGTTCGTGCGACGGTCCTTCGACGGGTGATCTGGCGGGGTGTGACCTACGAGGTGCTCGGGCCCAAAGAAGTCTCTTTGTTGAATGAAGAGGCGATGGAGACATCTCTGGAATCAGCCAACGTGTCACTTTGA
- a CDS encoding glycosyltransferase family 2 protein produces the protein MANESEGGLNSPRTSRPRISVVIPVFNNAAFIEQALQSVFDQDAPNTEIIVVDDGSTDATGEVLAEFSDRIEIVRQSNAGSAIARNVGLRETTGEYVAFLDADDWFLPGKFARQTEILDADPELGAVHSGWKITDAEGAVTKVIEPWVDAPELDLNTWLVFKPAKLGAMLFRREWLQKVGGFDPELLQSQDVDLMLRLSLAGCTFQWQKAATLCYRRHPFSTIRRNGLGQVKYATMVLNKFYANPLVPSAIKRNERSVRYYSSMWLAWHLFHIGNAEAAAQQLQQTRSYSKDDLRRTAHDCLYHFTSWTEAAGSDPEDVRTMIGAFETLGDGDLSASNHLTTSLHWWLSVWRHYLSEKSPNAASQLKHSPPLDPDQLLEQVGFYLRTGMVPTPVQTVDRFWNDAMSTGHFQSTEQHRTAELYVTLYGRALYSGDWRIALRALLRTMRFGWHPKAWPGIVRTIKSLWMELKNSK, from the coding sequence ATGGCGAACGAAAGCGAAGGCGGTTTGAATTCACCCCGCACATCACGGCCGCGAATCAGCGTTGTGATCCCGGTCTTCAACAATGCCGCCTTCATTGAGCAGGCATTGCAAAGCGTGTTTGACCAGGACGCCCCCAACACCGAGATCATCGTGGTCGATGATGGGTCGACCGATGCAACCGGCGAAGTGCTCGCAGAATTTTCGGATCGCATTGAAATCGTTCGGCAATCCAATGCAGGATCGGCCATCGCTCGAAATGTCGGCTTGCGTGAGACCACCGGTGAGTACGTGGCCTTCTTGGACGCAGACGATTGGTTTCTGCCGGGAAAGTTTGCCCGACAAACCGAGATCCTCGATGCAGATCCGGAACTGGGCGCCGTGCACAGCGGGTGGAAGATCACGGACGCAGAGGGCGCCGTGACCAAGGTGATTGAGCCTTGGGTCGATGCTCCTGAACTCGATCTGAACACTTGGTTGGTTTTCAAACCTGCCAAGCTCGGGGCGATGCTGTTTCGCCGCGAGTGGCTACAAAAGGTGGGCGGCTTTGATCCCGAACTGCTGCAGTCTCAAGATGTCGATTTGATGCTACGACTGTCTCTGGCTGGCTGCACCTTCCAATGGCAAAAGGCCGCCACCCTCTGCTACCGCCGGCACCCTTTCAGCACCATTCGCCGCAACGGTTTGGGCCAGGTCAAATACGCCACGATGGTGCTGAACAAGTTCTATGCGAATCCCTTGGTCCCTTCCGCGATCAAACGCAACGAACGTTCAGTGCGATACTACTCCAGCATGTGGCTGGCCTGGCACCTGTTCCACATTGGAAACGCAGAGGCTGCCGCGCAGCAACTTCAACAGACTCGTTCCTATTCAAAGGACGATCTTCGACGCACCGCTCACGATTGCTTGTATCACTTCACAAGCTGGACGGAAGCGGCAGGTTCAGATCCGGAAGACGTCCGAACAATGATTGGTGCCTTTGAGACGCTTGGTGACGGAGATCTGTCTGCCTCAAACCACCTGACCACTTCGCTGCACTGGTGGCTTTCCGTTTGGCGGCACTACCTTTCTGAAAAAAGTCCAAACGCCGCGTCACAACTCAAACACTCTCCGCCCCTCGATCCCGATCAACTCCTCGAGCAAGTCGGCTTCTACCTGCGAACCGGCATGGTGCCTACACCAGTCCAAACGGTCGATCGATTTTGGAACGACGCGATGTCGACCGGGCACTTCCAATCAACCGAACAGCATCGAACCGCTGAACTTTACGTGACACTGTACGGTCGTGCGTTGTATTCCGGCGACTGGCGAATTGCTTTGCGAGCGTTGTTGCGAACGATGCGTTTCGGTTGGCATCCCAAGGCTTGGCCGGGCATCGTCCGCACGATCAAGTCGCTCTGGATGGAGCTCAAAAACTCAAAGTGA
- a CDS encoding chromosome condensation protein has translation MPLTYPLTHFEELMLHQDSTAFPTNCFVRMRFRGRLDKSGFRAAALVVVARHPLLHARVQQQRGRYHWQVDDPAPDISWCDGAAEERPSFRRLNLEREHGLKFVVCLHEHESELMVQFHHACCDGLAIFQMIHELLLAYTMETDRNANVSLPEIDLSLLERRGSLGLTTGSFLRNLSRQAVGLRGVWQFLTRKPSHLLPHHVPQRDEPAPLSFPSVIAHHFEPDVSAGVRRAAKRAKVTQNDLLIRDLFLALEEFRRSQGVHDPTSWMRLMIPVSLRQKHQYQAPAANIVSSVFLDRRATDMEDPAHLLQDLSEEMSLIKRRHLNHLFLYSLWAQRLVPRGLQRTARPKRCQTTVVFTNLSRVFARSPLPRQEGRLQCGNVVLLRVEAIPPIARHLNAALGVSWYANQMTITLHHDPRAVSNEAAGELLNGLVRRMRESTKEK, from the coding sequence ATGCCGCTCACCTATCCGCTGACCCATTTTGAAGAGTTGATGCTGCATCAGGACAGCACTGCTTTTCCGACGAACTGCTTTGTTCGCATGCGGTTCCGCGGACGCCTGGATAAAAGTGGGTTCCGTGCGGCGGCACTCGTTGTGGTGGCGCGGCATCCGTTGCTGCACGCCAGAGTTCAGCAACAGCGTGGACGATATCACTGGCAAGTCGACGATCCGGCACCCGACATCTCTTGGTGCGATGGAGCAGCCGAAGAGCGCCCGTCCTTTCGCCGGTTGAACCTCGAACGAGAGCATGGACTGAAATTTGTGGTTTGTTTGCACGAGCACGAATCCGAGTTGATGGTCCAGTTTCATCATGCTTGCTGTGACGGACTGGCGATCTTTCAGATGATTCATGAATTGCTGTTGGCCTACACGATGGAGACCGACCGGAACGCAAACGTTTCGCTTCCGGAGATCGACCTGAGTTTGCTAGAACGCCGCGGATCGCTTGGATTGACGACGGGGAGCTTTCTTCGAAACCTCTCTCGCCAAGCAGTTGGCCTTCGAGGGGTTTGGCAGTTTTTGACGCGAAAGCCATCGCATCTGTTGCCGCATCATGTGCCTCAACGCGATGAACCCGCACCCTTGAGCTTTCCGTCTGTGATCGCCCATCACTTTGAACCGGATGTTTCGGCGGGTGTGCGACGAGCCGCGAAACGAGCGAAAGTGACCCAGAATGACTTGTTGATCCGGGACCTGTTTCTGGCGTTGGAGGAGTTTCGACGATCGCAGGGCGTTCATGATCCAACGAGCTGGATGCGATTGATGATCCCGGTCAGTTTGAGGCAAAAGCATCAGTACCAAGCACCGGCTGCCAACATTGTCAGCTCCGTGTTCTTGGACCGACGAGCGACCGACATGGAGGACCCAGCGCACCTGCTTCAAGACCTCAGTGAGGAAATGAGTCTGATCAAGCGTCGCCATCTGAACCATTTGTTCCTGTATTCGTTGTGGGCACAGCGATTGGTGCCGCGTGGGTTGCAGCGGACCGCGAGACCGAAACGCTGCCAAACGACCGTCGTCTTCACCAACCTCAGTCGCGTTTTCGCGAGATCACCCTTGCCGCGTCAAGAAGGTCGGCTGCAGTGCGGGAACGTGGTGTTGCTTCGGGTTGAGGCGATTCCGCCGATCGCGAGGCACTTGAATGCGGCGTTGGGAGTCAGTTGGTACGCCAATCAAATGACGATCACGCTGCACCACGATCCACGCGCGGTTTCCAACGAAGCTGCTGGCGAGTTGCTCAATGGGTTGGTTCGGCGAATGCGGGAATCCACGAAGGAGAAGTGA
- a CDS encoding acyl-CoA desaturase, with product MTHADQSVAPAASQEAEALMEDAAGVADPVGVVEPYEFTEIAIPIIAMHVLALFAFIPAFITGTNVLLLAIALVVFSNGITLGYHRLLTHKSLRVPKWLEYGYVGLALCCLQESPAKWVSTHRRHHSHSDEPDDPHSPTASFGWSHVGWLLWKRKGQHEFRTDDRYCADIIADPFYALMEKHPDLPAGIYILHAGAIWFVASALFLMENSFGSAIWQGVGVVLWCVVLRTVMIWHFSWSVNSLTHCFGYQNYKTSDQSRNNWLVAIVSNGEGWHNNHHHDPASASVQHKWWEFDPTYLQIRVLKRLGLATHVIEPRQVRKTVVEREDSSSLNKQAG from the coding sequence ATGACCCACGCCGATCAATCGGTCGCACCTGCGGCATCGCAGGAAGCCGAGGCTCTGATGGAGGACGCGGCTGGTGTGGCGGACCCGGTCGGTGTGGTGGAGCCTTACGAGTTCACCGAAATCGCGATTCCGATCATCGCCATGCACGTGCTGGCTTTGTTTGCATTCATTCCGGCATTCATCACGGGAACCAACGTGTTGTTGTTGGCGATTGCCTTGGTCGTCTTCAGCAACGGAATCACGCTTGGTTACCATCGCTTGCTGACCCACAAAAGTCTACGAGTCCCCAAGTGGTTGGAATACGGTTACGTCGGCCTTGCGTTGTGCTGTCTGCAAGAGTCGCCTGCCAAATGGGTTTCAACGCATCGACGCCATCACAGCCATTCGGATGAGCCAGACGACCCACATTCACCGACCGCAAGCTTTGGGTGGTCGCACGTCGGTTGGCTGCTTTGGAAGCGAAAAGGGCAGCACGAATTTCGGACGGATGATCGCTACTGCGCCGATATCATCGCCGATCCATTTTATGCTTTGATGGAAAAGCACCCTGATCTGCCGGCGGGAATCTACATCCTTCACGCAGGTGCGATTTGGTTCGTCGCGTCGGCCCTGTTTTTGATGGAAAACAGTTTCGGATCGGCGATTTGGCAGGGTGTGGGCGTTGTGCTTTGGTGTGTCGTTTTACGAACCGTCATGATTTGGCACTTCTCGTGGTCGGTCAATTCGCTGACTCATTGCTTTGGTTATCAGAACTACAAAACATCGGACCAAAGTCGAAACAATTGGTTGGTTGCGATCGTGAGCAACGGGGAAGGTTGGCACAACAACCACCACCATGATCCCGCGAGTGCATCGGTGCAGCACAAATGGTGGGAGTTTGATCCAACCTACCTTCAGATCCGAGTTCTCAAGCGATTGGGACTGGCAACGCATGTGATCGAGCCGCGGCAAGTCAGAAAAACGGTTGTCGAACGTGAAGACTCCAGCAGCCTCAACAAACAGGCTGGTTAG